The proteins below come from a single Halomonas binhaiensis genomic window:
- the uvrC gene encoding excinuclease ABC subunit UvrC gives MTFDARRFLETVSESPGVYRMFDEQGNTLYIGKARRLKARLASYFRGALNTKTQALVNRIHDIQVTVTYSETEALLLEQTLIKELRPPYNILLRDDKSYPYVFASDRHPFPALEHKRARTRRDDGRYFGPYPSSGAVRETLSLMQKVFRIRNCEDSVFAHRTRPCLQHQIQRCSAPCVGLISEEDYRRDLEHAIQCLEGRSESVSQELSREMEAASQALNFEEAARLRDQLQDLRRLQQRQVVDTDGGDADVFALALQPGALCISVLSIRQGRLLGARHYSPNNGLDLGEAELLGEFISQYYLGQAREIPSEVLTSHAIPDAELIAHALGEHAGRRVRVTEKVRGHRAQWRELARTNAQQQLAAQLANQTQLAKRFKSLRDALDLEDTPQRLECFDISHSHGEATVASCVVFDQDGPRKSDYRRFNISGIEGGDDYAAMQQALTRRFKRLKEGEGPIPDILIVDGGKGQLNMARDVLQELGIIDVMLLGVAKGTTRKAGLETLFIETPDHSLELPPTSPGLHLIQHIRDESHRFAITGHRARRDKARRTSTLQDIPGIGPKRRRELLRFFGGLQGIRQATVNELSRVPGISTTMAETIHRALHG, from the coding sequence ATGACCTTCGATGCTCGCCGCTTTCTTGAAACCGTCAGCGAATCGCCTGGCGTATACCGCATGTTCGATGAACAGGGGAACACCCTGTACATCGGCAAGGCTCGTCGCCTGAAAGCCAGATTGGCCAGCTATTTCCGCGGTGCCCTCAACACCAAGACCCAAGCCCTGGTGAACCGTATCCATGACATTCAAGTCACGGTCACCTATAGCGAAACCGAGGCCTTGCTTCTTGAACAGACACTGATCAAGGAGCTGCGCCCGCCCTATAACATCCTGCTGCGCGACGATAAGTCCTACCCTTATGTGTTCGCCAGTGACCGCCATCCATTTCCTGCCCTAGAACACAAGCGGGCACGTACGCGACGTGATGATGGGCGCTATTTCGGACCTTATCCAAGCAGTGGCGCTGTCCGCGAAACGCTATCCCTGATGCAGAAGGTGTTTCGCATTCGCAACTGTGAAGACAGTGTCTTCGCCCATCGCACACGCCCTTGCCTGCAACACCAGATCCAACGCTGTAGTGCACCCTGTGTCGGACTGATCAGCGAAGAGGACTATCGCCGTGACCTGGAGCATGCCATTCAATGCCTTGAAGGCCGCAGCGAATCTGTCAGCCAGGAACTGAGCCGCGAAATGGAGGCTGCCAGCCAGGCCCTGAACTTCGAGGAAGCTGCTCGCCTGCGCGACCAATTGCAGGATCTTCGCCGCTTGCAACAGCGTCAGGTGGTGGATACCGACGGCGGAGATGCCGATGTCTTCGCCCTGGCCTTGCAGCCGGGAGCACTTTGCATATCGGTCCTGTCCATTCGACAGGGACGCCTGTTGGGAGCCCGCCATTACAGCCCCAACAATGGTCTTGATCTGGGCGAAGCCGAACTTCTCGGCGAGTTCATCAGTCAGTATTACCTGGGCCAGGCCAGGGAAATTCCCAGCGAGGTGCTGACCAGTCACGCGATACCCGATGCCGAGCTGATCGCCCATGCACTTGGCGAGCATGCCGGAAGACGTGTACGCGTGACCGAGAAAGTGCGTGGTCATCGTGCGCAATGGCGGGAACTGGCACGTACCAATGCACAGCAACAACTGGCTGCACAACTCGCCAACCAGACCCAACTGGCCAAACGCTTCAAGTCTCTGCGTGATGCACTCGATCTGGAAGACACGCCGCAACGGCTGGAATGCTTCGATATCAGCCACAGCCACGGCGAAGCCACCGTTGCCTCCTGCGTGGTCTTCGATCAGGACGGCCCACGCAAGAGCGATTACCGGCGCTTCAATATCTCGGGCATAGAAGGCGGTGACGATTATGCCGCCATGCAGCAGGCACTGACCCGACGCTTCAAGCGACTCAAGGAAGGCGAAGGCCCGATTCCAGATATCCTGATCGTCGATGGCGGCAAAGGACAGCTCAACATGGCCAGAGATGTACTTCAGGAATTGGGTATCATCGATGTCATGCTGCTCGGTGTTGCCAAGGGCACCACACGCAAGGCTGGACTCGAAACCCTGTTCATCGAGACACCAGACCACAGCCTGGAGTTACCCCCGACATCGCCGGGCCTGCATCTCATCCAGCACATTCGTGATGAATCACACCGATTTGCCATCACGGGCCACCGTGCGAGACGCGACAAGGCACGGCGCACCTCTACCCTGCAGGACATCCCGGGGATCGGACCGAAACGCCGACGAGAGCTGCTGCGTTTCTTTGGTGGACTGCAGGGCATTCGTCAGGCAACCGTGAACGAACTTTCCCGAGTACCAGGGATCAGCACCACCATGGCCGAAACGATTCATCGCGCACTGCATGGATGA
- a CDS encoding mannitol dehydrogenase — protein sequence MSGGPCLTPPSLMQFGIGRFLLAHVDLFIEQANRLSDTPVGIVAIQSSQRPDGGKKAYCLIHEQSYPVQLRGLRDGQRIDERHEVKSLRSVLVAHQAWAEIERRFRDDITHVVSNTSERGYEVPKDDSPLLDCPVSFPAKLTRLLKLRFDAGRSGVTLLPCELLSDNGLQLKRIVLSLAQRYFADATFATWLQEQCVWAVTLVDRIVSTALEPIGAVAEPYGLWAIQETPGLQLPFTHPDVQLVADIRPYERRKLHLLNLAHTWLVARWQQLGLEHDVSLVRHAMDEPHLGGVVETMLREEVVPVLDREMPGMQLHAYVTSILERFRNPWLDHHLSDIAQNHAEKCQRRIAPVIDMARSQGRTLPLLEQAMMT from the coding sequence ATGAGTGGCGGCCCGTGCCTGACGCCACCAAGCCTGATGCAGTTCGGTATTGGCCGCTTCCTTCTGGCACACGTGGACCTGTTCATCGAGCAAGCCAATCGCCTGAGTGATACGCCGGTCGGCATCGTCGCGATACAGAGTTCCCAGCGTCCCGATGGAGGCAAGAAAGCCTATTGCCTGATCCACGAGCAGAGTTACCCAGTGCAGCTCCGAGGACTACGCGACGGTCAGCGCATTGATGAGCGGCATGAAGTCAAAAGCCTCCGCAGTGTCCTGGTGGCCCATCAGGCCTGGGCAGAAATCGAGCGACGCTTTCGTGATGACATTACCCACGTAGTCTCCAACACCAGTGAGCGTGGTTATGAGGTACCTAAAGACGACAGCCCCTTGCTGGACTGCCCGGTGTCTTTTCCCGCCAAGCTGACCCGCCTGCTGAAACTGCGTTTCGATGCAGGACGCTCTGGTGTCACCTTATTGCCTTGTGAACTGCTCAGTGACAATGGCCTGCAATTGAAACGCATCGTGCTGAGTCTGGCGCAGCGATATTTCGCCGATGCCACGTTCGCAACATGGCTGCAGGAACAATGTGTATGGGCGGTCACGCTGGTCGATCGTATCGTGTCAACGGCTCTCGAGCCCATCGGTGCGGTGGCAGAACCCTATGGGCTCTGGGCCATCCAGGAAACGCCGGGGCTTCAGCTGCCATTCACCCATCCAGATGTGCAGCTGGTCGCGGATATACGGCCATATGAACGACGCAAGCTGCATCTGCTCAACCTGGCCCACACTTGGCTGGTGGCCCGCTGGCAGCAACTCGGCCTGGAACATGATGTGTCGCTGGTCCGACATGCCATGGACGAACCTCACCTTGGCGGCGTTGTGGAAACGATGCTACGTGAGGAAGTCGTGCCAGTGCTCGACCGGGAAATGCCTGGCATGCAACTGCACGCTTATGTGACCAGCATACTGGAGCGATTCCGCAACCCCTGGCTGGATCATCACCTGAGCGACATTGCCCAGAATCACGCAGAAAAGTGCCAGCGCCGCATCGCCCCAGTGATCGACATGGCCCGATCCCAAGGACGCACGCTACCCCTGCTGGAACAGGCCATGATGACGTAG
- a CDS encoding TRAP transporter small permease has product MKDNDVMEKTPEFDIPEEDDTIQRGDYAPEDFITLVAFWVLAGVVFLQFFSRYVLGDSIAWTEEIARYLLVAVGFLGGAMAARKGGHIAVEFFYRYLTRGTAQVMSRLVDLVNIAFLSAMVWISWKLAQRTHAMMVSVDVPKSLLYYVVMAGFVLMLIRAIQAAFRHWRSGRSELMPNEGEDA; this is encoded by the coding sequence ATGAAAGACAACGATGTGATGGAGAAAACCCCGGAGTTCGACATTCCGGAAGAGGATGACACTATCCAGCGTGGTGACTACGCGCCAGAGGACTTCATTACTCTGGTGGCATTCTGGGTATTGGCCGGAGTCGTATTTCTGCAGTTCTTCAGCCGCTATGTCCTGGGGGATTCGATTGCCTGGACCGAGGAGATTGCCCGTTATCTGCTGGTGGCGGTGGGATTCCTGGGGGGAGCCATGGCGGCACGCAAAGGTGGCCATATTGCGGTGGAGTTCTTCTACCGCTATCTCACTCGAGGTACTGCCCAGGTGATGTCGAGGCTGGTGGACCTGGTCAATATTGCCTTCCTCTCTGCGATGGTGTGGATTTCCTGGAAGCTGGCTCAGCGCACTCACGCCATGATGGTCTCGGTGGATGTCCCCAAGAGCCTCCTCTATTACGTGGTGATGGCTGGCTTCGTCCTTATGCTGATTCGTGCCATTCAAGCGGCATTCCGCCATTGGCGCAGTGGCCGCAGTGAACTGATGCCCAATGAAGGTGAAGACGCCTGA
- a CDS encoding response regulator yields MIKVLIADDHHLVRTSIVHLLNAEKDIEVIGEAADGEEAIAQTRQLAPDVVMMDIRMPGIGGLEATRKIRRLSLDTRILVVTAFIEEAFAQRLLEAGAHGFIGKGSHHEEMVEAIRSVFAGQRFVSPEIAQRLVISRIEHEENPFDQLSQRELQVAMMIVNAHRVPDIADRMFLSPKTVNTYRYRIFEKLGVNSDVALTHLGLRHGLVEGFREE; encoded by the coding sequence TTGATCAAGGTTCTCATCGCCGACGATCACCACCTGGTTCGCACCAGCATTGTGCACTTGCTCAATGCAGAAAAGGATATCGAAGTCATCGGCGAGGCCGCCGATGGCGAAGAAGCGATAGCCCAGACTCGCCAGCTGGCGCCTGATGTGGTCATGATGGATATTCGCATGCCCGGCATTGGTGGGCTCGAAGCGACACGCAAGATCCGTCGCCTGTCCTTGGACACACGCATACTGGTGGTCACTGCGTTCATCGAGGAAGCCTTCGCTCAGCGGCTTCTTGAAGCCGGAGCCCACGGATTCATCGGCAAAGGTTCACATCACGAGGAAATGGTCGAGGCAATTCGCAGCGTCTTTGCTGGCCAGCGCTTCGTCAGCCCGGAAATCGCCCAACGTCTGGTGATCTCTCGCATCGAACATGAGGAAAACCCTTTCGACCAGCTTTCCCAACGCGAGCTGCAGGTTGCCATGATGATCGTCAACGCCCACCGAGTACCGGATATTGCCGATCGCATGTTCTTGAGCCCCAAGACCGTCAACACCTATCGTTATCGCATCTTCGAAAAGCTTGGCGTCAATTCCGATGTTGCCCTGACCCATCTCGGACTACGTCATGGGCTGGTGGAAGGCTTCCGGGAGGAGTAA
- a CDS encoding Ldh family oxidoreductase, translating into MAEEQAFACHVDAEELRCFIEQALEIRGADEPSRQAVSRALITASLMGTDSHGVRLLPHYLKALSGGRINGAPQLRLNRRLPGTAVLNADNAFGHLAGYRAIQHACDMAREVGIGAVAVSHSSHFGAAGCYALAAAEQGMIGMAMCNSDPFVLLHGSKRPFHGTNPIAFAAPVEGDNPLLLDMATSAIPWNRVQQYAAIDRDLPPDIAATTTGETTTDASQAEALLPLGGAGFGFKGAGLASMVEVLSSMLANMLNGFRLLPMAGPDMTTPRGVGHFFLVMNPEGFTERAYFQARMQEYLSDLRGMEPVQGRQVMAPGDREWEQRKRRSQQGIPLDWAQRDAYRDIALQLGLERLNEHP; encoded by the coding sequence ATGGCTGAGGAACAAGCATTTGCCTGTCATGTCGATGCAGAGGAGCTGCGCTGTTTCATTGAGCAGGCACTGGAAATCCGCGGAGCTGATGAACCTTCCCGACAGGCTGTTTCTCGGGCCTTGATCACTGCGTCATTGATGGGGACTGACAGCCACGGGGTGCGCCTGTTGCCGCACTATCTCAAGGCCCTGTCAGGAGGGCGCATCAACGGGGCTCCCCAGTTGAGGCTCAACCGGCGTCTGCCCGGGACCGCCGTGCTGAATGCCGACAATGCCTTTGGTCACCTGGCGGGGTATCGCGCCATCCAGCATGCCTGTGACATGGCGCGAGAGGTTGGCATCGGTGCTGTGGCCGTCAGCCATTCCTCGCATTTTGGAGCTGCTGGGTGTTATGCCCTGGCAGCGGCCGAGCAAGGCATGATTGGAATGGCAATGTGCAATTCCGACCCATTCGTGCTGCTGCATGGCAGCAAGCGACCCTTTCACGGCACCAACCCCATCGCCTTCGCAGCACCGGTCGAGGGAGATAATCCTTTATTGCTGGATATGGCCACCAGTGCCATTCCCTGGAATCGTGTCCAGCAATATGCGGCCATTGACCGAGACCTGCCGCCGGATATCGCCGCTACCACGACGGGAGAAACGACGACGGATGCTTCCCAGGCAGAAGCGTTGTTGCCGTTGGGTGGGGCGGGATTTGGCTTCAAGGGTGCAGGGTTGGCCAGCATGGTCGAAGTTCTTAGCTCGATGCTGGCCAACATGTTGAATGGCTTTCGCTTGTTACCTATGGCAGGGCCAGACATGACCACGCCAAGAGGGGTTGGGCATTTCTTCCTGGTAATGAATCCGGAAGGATTTACAGAGAGGGCGTATTTTCAGGCACGAATGCAGGAATACCTTTCGGATCTGCGCGGTATGGAGCCCGTGCAAGGCAGACAAGTGATGGCGCCGGGAGATAGAGAATGGGAGCAACGAAAGCGGCGCAGTCAGCAGGGTATCCCGTTGGACTGGGCCCAGCGCGACGCCTACCGCGATATCGCCTTGCAGTTGGGACTGGAAAGGCTGAACGAACATCCTTGA
- the nanR gene encoding transcriptional regulator NanR, with translation MSKYRVERKTLSEQVAEQLEAEIIEGRLSENDQLPSERELMEQFGVGRPAVREALFYLQQLGLVAINSGTRARVIRPTAEAVMARLSGVTRKLLSQPEGQQHFQEARAMFEIALARHAAIHASDDEIEVLRQALQHQREILDRGDEAAFKRADVDFHAALAAIGHNPIYDAIHQALAEWLDDRRAQVAQQPGQNDAAYRAHVEIVEAIASRDAAAAEDAMRRHLDHHYATYRQLKDRLKSESS, from the coding sequence ATGAGCAAATATCGGGTGGAGCGCAAGACGCTTTCAGAACAGGTGGCGGAACAGCTTGAGGCTGAAATTATAGAAGGGCGCTTGAGCGAGAATGATCAGCTGCCGTCCGAGCGCGAGCTCATGGAACAGTTCGGTGTTGGCCGCCCGGCGGTGCGTGAAGCACTATTCTATCTCCAGCAGTTGGGTCTGGTTGCGATCAACAGCGGTACACGGGCGCGGGTCATCCGGCCAACTGCCGAAGCGGTGATGGCACGCTTGTCTGGTGTGACACGCAAGCTGCTCAGCCAGCCCGAAGGTCAGCAGCATTTCCAGGAAGCCAGAGCCATGTTTGAAATAGCACTGGCGCGGCATGCTGCTATCCATGCCAGTGACGACGAAATCGAAGTATTGCGCCAGGCTCTGCAGCACCAGCGCGAGATTCTGGATAGAGGAGACGAGGCAGCGTTCAAGCGCGCGGATGTCGATTTTCATGCTGCTCTGGCCGCTATTGGCCACAACCCCATCTATGACGCCATTCATCAAGCGCTGGCGGAATGGCTCGATGACCGCAGGGCTCAGGTTGCCCAGCAACCTGGACAGAATGATGCAGCCTACCGAGCGCACGTCGAGATCGTGGAGGCCATTGCATCGCGCGACGCTGCGGCGGCAGAAGATGCCATGCGTCGCCACCTTGATCATCACTATGCCACTTATCGTCAGCTCAAGGATCGGCTGAAGTCCGAGTCATCCTGA
- a CDS encoding TRAP transporter large permease, protein MYEAMISARRGSRVAPVIVVLAALGCVALALTGQYLMMLFAVLFTLLVCGVPIAVSLAGSCLIYVLLTGRVPDVVVVHRMVNGIDSFPLLAIPFFILAGNLMNNGGITARIFDFAKALMGWMRGGLGHVNVGASIVFSGMSGAAVADAGGLGTIEIKAMRDAGYDDEFSVGITAASSTIGPIIPPSLPMVIYGVMASVSVGRLFAAGLIPGLLMGVALMIMIVWMSRRRGYQRDARFSVSVLGRSFSRAFLSLLTPVIIVGGIVSGAFTPTEAAIAAVVYALLLGGVVYRTLTWRRLLKVSMETIETTAVILLIVAGASIFAWILTSNNVTAHVMELLGPFQDNPVAVLLIANLVLIVVGCFMETIAAITILVPVLLPVAVGAGVDPVHFGVIMVLNLMIGLLTPPVGMVLYVLSRVSNISFEKCMRGTLPFLVPLVAALLLVTFVPQVSLWLPTLFYR, encoded by the coding sequence ATGTATGAAGCCATGATATCGGCGCGTCGAGGGTCTCGTGTCGCTCCTGTCATCGTTGTTCTGGCCGCGTTGGGTTGTGTGGCCCTGGCACTGACTGGCCAGTACCTGATGATGCTGTTTGCCGTACTGTTCACACTCTTGGTATGCGGCGTTCCCATTGCTGTCAGTCTGGCAGGTTCATGCCTGATCTATGTGCTGTTGACCGGGCGAGTCCCCGATGTGGTGGTCGTTCACCGCATGGTCAATGGCATCGACAGTTTCCCTCTGCTGGCCATTCCGTTTTTCATCCTTGCCGGCAACTTGATGAACAATGGTGGCATCACCGCACGTATTTTTGATTTCGCCAAGGCCTTGATGGGCTGGATGCGAGGTGGCCTGGGACATGTCAATGTCGGTGCCAGTATCGTGTTTTCCGGCATGTCTGGTGCTGCGGTGGCCGATGCAGGAGGGCTCGGAACCATCGAGATCAAGGCCATGCGCGATGCTGGTTACGATGATGAGTTTTCCGTTGGCATCACTGCGGCGTCCTCGACTATCGGTCCCATCATTCCGCCTAGCCTGCCCATGGTCATCTATGGCGTCATGGCATCGGTATCAGTGGGGCGGCTGTTTGCTGCCGGGCTGATCCCGGGGCTGTTGATGGGAGTAGCCCTGATGATCATGATTGTCTGGATGTCCCGTCGCCGCGGCTATCAGCGTGATGCGCGTTTCTCGGTAAGCGTACTGGGGCGCAGCTTTTCACGAGCCTTCCTGTCATTGCTTACTCCGGTCATTATCGTCGGGGGTATCGTCAGTGGTGCCTTCACACCTACCGAGGCGGCAATCGCAGCGGTCGTATACGCCTTGCTGCTGGGAGGTGTGGTCTATCGCACTTTGACCTGGCGCCGGTTGCTCAAGGTCAGCATGGAAACGATCGAGACAACGGCAGTGATCCTGCTCATTGTGGCCGGGGCATCGATCTTCGCCTGGATTCTGACCAGCAATAACGTCACCGCCCATGTCATGGAACTGCTGGGGCCCTTCCAGGACAATCCTGTTGCTGTATTGCTGATAGCCAATCTGGTCCTGATAGTTGTCGGCTGTTTCATGGAAACGATTGCCGCTATCACCATTCTGGTACCTGTGCTGCTACCGGTTGCCGTGGGGGCGGGTGTCGACCCGGTGCATTTCGGGGTAATCATGGTGCTTAACCTGATGATCGGACTGCTGACACCTCCAGTGGGCATGGTGCTCTATGTACTTTCTCGGGTCTCGAATATTTCCTTCGAGAAATGCATGCGAGGTACCTTGCCTTTCCTCGTGCCGCTGGTGGCTGCGCTACTGCTGGTGACCTTCGTGCCGCAGGTCTCGCTGTGGCTGCCGACGCTTTTCTACCGCTGA
- a CDS encoding sialic acid TRAP transporter substrate-binding protein SiaP, with translation MSCSKPFSRTRRLAMRLAPRMLVAAIATAGVTAMAEAETLTFAHVYETSEPYHQWALWAADEIEKRTDGRYSIEVHPASSLGKEADINEGLSLGTVDLIFTGSQFAGRSYGPVGIAGAPYMFRDFEHWKAYAHSDLFKEIAQGYEDATGNVPLAMNYYGARHVTSNKPILTPEDMKGLKIRVPNAPLYMMFPKAVGANPTPLAFSEVYLALQQGVVDAQENPLPTIKAKAFYEVQSDINLTGHTIDSLITIASGSLWSSLSDEDKDVFRDVYEEAGERITDDIRQQEQELVSWFEEKGVKVNEVDTGPFREAVLPAHNGPDATWDQETYDRLQALGQ, from the coding sequence ATGAGCTGCTCCAAGCCATTTTCCCGGACACGCCGTTTAGCCATGCGCCTTGCCCCTCGCATGCTGGTTGCCGCTATTGCCACTGCTGGTGTCACGGCGATGGCCGAGGCAGAAACCCTGACTTTCGCTCATGTCTACGAAACTTCGGAGCCCTATCATCAGTGGGCACTGTGGGCTGCGGACGAAATCGAGAAGCGTACGGATGGTCGCTATTCCATCGAAGTGCACCCGGCATCGTCCCTGGGCAAGGAAGCTGATATCAATGAAGGTCTGAGCCTTGGCACGGTGGATCTGATCTTTACCGGCAGCCAGTTCGCTGGACGGTCATACGGTCCCGTCGGTATCGCAGGGGCACCGTACATGTTCCGCGATTTCGAGCACTGGAAGGCCTATGCTCATAGTGACCTGTTCAAGGAAATTGCCCAGGGCTATGAAGATGCCACCGGTAATGTTCCCCTGGCCATGAATTACTACGGCGCACGCCATGTGACATCCAACAAGCCGATCCTGACCCCGGAAGACATGAAAGGGCTAAAGATCCGCGTACCCAATGCTCCCTTGTACATGATGTTTCCCAAGGCTGTAGGAGCCAACCCCACGCCACTGGCTTTCTCTGAAGTGTATCTGGCCTTGCAGCAGGGAGTGGTGGATGCCCAGGAAAACCCTCTTCCGACCATCAAGGCCAAGGCCTTCTATGAGGTTCAGAGCGATATCAATCTGACAGGTCATACCATCGACTCCCTGATCACCATTGCCAGTGGTTCGCTATGGAGCAGCCTGTCTGATGAAGACAAGGACGTCTTCCGTGATGTCTATGAAGAGGCGGGTGAACGTATTACCGACGATATTCGACAGCAAGAGCAGGAATTGGTGTCCTGGTTCGAAGAGAAGGGTGTCAAGGTCAACGAAGTGGATACTGGCCCTTTCCGGGAGGCAGTGTTGCCGGCGCATAACGGTCCTGATGCTACCTGGGACCAGGAAACCTATGACCGTTTGCAGGCCCTCGGCCAGTAA
- the pgsA gene encoding CDP-diacylglycerol--glycerol-3-phosphate 3-phosphatidyltransferase yields the protein MNIPNLLTLARIVFIPLLVVLFYLPFKWSMLVAAALFALASVTDWLDGYLARRWDQSTPFGAFLDPVADKLMVAVALALLIERYDAMWLTLPALVIIGREIVISALREWMAEMGKRSSVAVSWIGKIKTTLQMVALLLLLASHPGTLIADLGVATLYAAAILTLWSMAQYLRAAWPHLSRSM from the coding sequence ATGAACATCCCCAATCTGTTGACCCTGGCACGCATCGTTTTCATTCCCTTGCTGGTAGTGCTGTTCTACCTGCCTTTCAAGTGGAGCATGCTGGTGGCCGCTGCACTCTTCGCTCTGGCCTCAGTGACAGACTGGCTGGACGGCTATCTGGCGCGGCGTTGGGACCAGTCCACCCCTTTTGGCGCCTTCCTCGACCCCGTTGCCGACAAGCTGATGGTAGCGGTAGCCCTGGCCTTATTGATCGAGCGTTATGACGCCATGTGGCTGACCCTTCCTGCGCTGGTGATCATTGGTCGCGAAATTGTCATTTCCGCACTGCGCGAGTGGATGGCAGAAATGGGCAAGCGCAGCAGCGTGGCAGTGTCCTGGATCGGCAAGATCAAGACGACGCTACAGATGGTTGCCTTGCTGCTCCTGCTCGCTTCTCATCCTGGTACCCTCATCGCAGACCTGGGAGTCGCCACTCTTTATGCAGCCGCTATTCTGACCCTCTGGTCCATGGCCCAGTACTTGCGCGCTGCATGGCCGCATCTCAGTCGTTCCATGTAA
- a CDS encoding UxaA family hydrolase has protein sequence MATRSHSSSTATTTTDKIASDGIPQATLRVHPRDNVRVALKDLPAGSTIEDNNHVLQLVEAVRHKHKFALVDLEEGDTVIMYGVTVGRASRPIRAGEMIRTDNLEHSTDSSATVQRQQDWQAPDVSAFQGLTFDGYHRPDGQVGTANIWLVVPLVFCENRNIEVLRQCVADALGDDPYRDYKRMARAMLNGNSPHDEGSADSSDQAPPFPNVDGVRFLTHTLGCGGTDDDAQALCQLLAGYITHPNVAGATVLSLGCQKAQIAMLKQAVAKRDPQGLRPVHYLEQQATASEDALIREALNTIFDGLKEANRLTRTPAPLSKLRIGVECGGSDGFSGLSANPVVGATIDRLVAMGGSGILSEFPELCGVEHELLARCTDDSIAKRFTELMEAYQRHAASVGAAFSMNPSPGNIRDGLITDAMKSAGAAKKGGDSPVVDVLDYTEPATRSGLSLLCTPGNDVESTTALVGSGANLVIFTTGLGTPTGNPIAPVVKVASNSELAQRMADIIDFDTGAIIRGEATIDELADELLRLCIESASGRYATRAVSLAQYDFIPWKRGVSL, from the coding sequence ATGGCCACCCGTTCTCATTCCTCATCAACAGCAACGACGACCACCGACAAGATCGCCAGTGATGGTATCCCACAGGCTACGCTGCGCGTACACCCTAGGGATAATGTCCGGGTCGCACTCAAGGACCTGCCGGCGGGCAGCACCATCGAGGACAACAATCATGTCCTGCAACTTGTCGAGGCGGTGCGCCACAAGCACAAATTTGCTCTGGTCGATCTGGAAGAAGGCGACACGGTGATCATGTATGGCGTGACCGTCGGTCGCGCTTCACGCCCGATTCGGGCTGGAGAAATGATTCGCACGGACAATCTGGAACATTCCACCGACAGCAGTGCCACGGTACAGCGCCAGCAAGACTGGCAAGCACCTGATGTCAGTGCCTTCCAGGGACTCACCTTTGATGGCTACCACCGCCCCGATGGACAGGTCGGAACTGCCAATATCTGGCTGGTCGTGCCGCTGGTGTTCTGTGAAAACCGCAATATCGAAGTGCTGCGTCAATGCGTTGCCGACGCCTTGGGCGATGACCCCTATCGGGACTATAAGCGTATGGCTCGGGCCATGCTCAATGGCAACTCACCGCATGATGAGGGCAGCGCAGACAGCTCCGATCAGGCCCCACCTTTCCCTAATGTGGATGGCGTTCGCTTTCTCACTCATACCCTGGGTTGCGGCGGCACCGATGATGATGCCCAGGCCTTGTGCCAACTGCTGGCAGGCTACATCACCCACCCTAACGTGGCAGGAGCCACGGTACTCAGCCTCGGTTGTCAGAAAGCTCAGATTGCCATGCTCAAGCAGGCCGTGGCCAAGCGCGACCCTCAGGGCCTGCGCCCGGTCCATTATCTGGAGCAGCAGGCAACGGCCAGTGAGGATGCTCTGATCCGCGAAGCATTGAATACCATCTTCGATGGACTCAAGGAAGCCAATCGCCTGACACGTACCCCCGCCCCACTTTCCAAGCTGCGCATCGGTGTGGAGTGCGGCGGGTCGGATGGCTTCTCTGGTCTCTCCGCCAACCCGGTAGTCGGCGCGACCATTGATCGGCTGGTGGCTATGGGCGGCAGCGGTATTCTCAGTGAATTTCCTGAGCTATGCGGCGTAGAGCACGAACTGCTGGCCCGCTGTACCGACGACAGCATTGCCAAACGCTTTACGGAGTTGATGGAAGCCTATCAGCGACATGCCGCATCCGTCGGTGCTGCTTTCTCCATGAATCCTTCACCGGGCAATATTCGCGATGGCCTGATTACTGATGCGATGAAATCCGCCGGTGCCGCGAAGAAAGGTGGCGACAGCCCGGTCGTCGATGTTCTCGACTACACCGAACCCGCGACACGTTCCGGCCTGAGCCTGCTGTGTACACCGGGCAACGATGTCGAGTCCACTACGGCTCTGGTCGGCTCTGGCGCCAACCTGGTGATCTTCACCACGGGCCTTGGCACCCCGACAGGCAATCCCATCGCACCAGTGGTCAAGGTGGCCAGCAATTCTGAACTGGCTCAGCGCATGGCGGACATCATTGACTTCGATACTGGTGCCATCATCCGTGGTGAGGCTACGATCGACGAGCTCGCCGATGAACTGCTGAGGCTCTGTATTGAAAGCGCTTCCGGTCGTTACGCCACCCGGGCAGTGAGTCTGGCCCAGTACGACTTCATCCCTTGGAAACGCGGGGTTTCGCTATGA